From the genome of Triticum aestivum cultivar Chinese Spring chromosome 3B, IWGSC CS RefSeq v2.1, whole genome shotgun sequence, one region includes:
- the LOC100136965 gene encoding MADS-box transcription factor 3 isoform X1, producing the protein MMSMMADLSCGASGVTANDHQLAAPAPEDSAVAGSEKMGRGRIEIKRIENTTNRQVTFCKRRNGLLKKAYELSVLCDAEVALIVFSSRGRLYEYSNNSVKATIERYKKANSDTSNSGTVAEVNAQYYQQESSKLRQQISSLQNSNSRSLVRDSVSTMTLRDLKQLEGRLEKGIAKIRARKNELMYAEVEYMQKREMELHNDNIYLRSKVSENERGQQPMNMMASGSTSSEYDHMVPPYDSRNFLQANILQQQQQQQQHYSQQLQPTALQLGQQYFN; encoded by the exons ATGATGAGCATGATG GCCGATTTGAGCTGCGGAGCTTCCGGTGTGACCGCGAATGATCATCAGCTGGCCGCTCCGGCTCCGGAGGACTCGGCGGTGGCGGGGAGCGAGAAGATGGGGAGGGGCCGGATCGAGATCAAGCGCATCGAGAACACCACCAACCGGCAGGTCACCTTCTGCAAGCGCCGCAACGGCCTCCTGAAGAAGGCGTACGAGCTCTCGGTGCTCTGCGACGCCGAGGTGGCCCTCATCGTCTTCTCCAGCCGCGGCCGCCTCTACGAGTACTCCAACAACAG TGTGAAAGCCACCATTGAGAGGTACAAAAAGGCCAACAGTGACACATCCAACTCTGGCACGGTTGCAGAAGTCAATGCCCAG TACTACCAGCAGGAGTCCTCCAAGCTGCGCCAGCAGATCAGTAGCTTGCAAAACTCAAACAG TAGGTCACTGGTGAGGGATTCTGTCAGCACCATGACCCTGAGGGATCTTAAGCAGCTAGAAGGGAGGCTGGAGAAAGGCATAGCCAAGATAAGAGCTAGAAAG AATGAGCTGATGTATGCTGAAGTTGAGTATATGCAGAAGAGG GAAATGGAGCTACATAACGATAACATTTACCTGAGGAGCAAG GTGTCTGAGAATGAGAGGGGTCAGCAGCCGATGAACATGATGGCGTCGGGATCGACGAGCAGCGAATACGATCACATGGTCCCGCCGTATGATTCCAGAAACTTCCTGCAGGCGAACatcctgcagcagcagcagcagcagcagcagcattacTCCCAACAGCTGCAGCCAACTGCCCTTCAGCTCGG CCAGCAGTACTTCAACTAG
- the LOC100136965 gene encoding MADS-box transcription factor 3 isoform X4: MMSMMADLSCGASGVTANDHQLAAPAPEDSAVAGSEKMGRGRIEIKRIENTTNRQVTFCKRRNGLLKKAYELSVLCDAEVALIVFSSRGRLYEYSNNSVKATIERYKKANSDTSNSGTVAEVNAQYYQQESSKLRQQISSLQNSNRSLVRDSVSTMTLRDLKQLEGRLEKGIAKIRARKNELMYAEVEYMQKREMELHNDNIYLRSKVSENERGQQPMNMMASGSTSSEYDHMVPPYDSRNFLQANILQQQQQQQQHYSQQLQPTALQLG; the protein is encoded by the exons ATGATGAGCATGATG GCCGATTTGAGCTGCGGAGCTTCCGGTGTGACCGCGAATGATCATCAGCTGGCCGCTCCGGCTCCGGAGGACTCGGCGGTGGCGGGGAGCGAGAAGATGGGGAGGGGCCGGATCGAGATCAAGCGCATCGAGAACACCACCAACCGGCAGGTCACCTTCTGCAAGCGCCGCAACGGCCTCCTGAAGAAGGCGTACGAGCTCTCGGTGCTCTGCGACGCCGAGGTGGCCCTCATCGTCTTCTCCAGCCGCGGCCGCCTCTACGAGTACTCCAACAACAG TGTGAAAGCCACCATTGAGAGGTACAAAAAGGCCAACAGTGACACATCCAACTCTGGCACGGTTGCAGAAGTCAATGCCCAG TACTACCAGCAGGAGTCCTCCAAGCTGCGCCAGCAGATCAGTAGCTTGCAAAACTCAAACAG GTCACTGGTGAGGGATTCTGTCAGCACCATGACCCTGAGGGATCTTAAGCAGCTAGAAGGGAGGCTGGAGAAAGGCATAGCCAAGATAAGAGCTAGAAAG AATGAGCTGATGTATGCTGAAGTTGAGTATATGCAGAAGAGG GAAATGGAGCTACATAACGATAACATTTACCTGAGGAGCAAG GTGTCTGAGAATGAGAGGGGTCAGCAGCCGATGAACATGATGGCGTCGGGATCGACGAGCAGCGAATACGATCACATGGTCCCGCCGTATGATTCCAGAAACTTCCTGCAGGCGAACatcctgcagcagcagcagcagcagcagcagcattacTCCCAACAGCTGCAGCCAACTGCCCTTCAGCTCGGGTAA
- the LOC100136965 gene encoding MADS-box transcription factor 3 isoform X3, with protein sequence MMSMMADLSCGASGVTANDHQLAAPAPEDSAVAGSEKMGRGRIEIKRIENTTNRQVTFCKRRNGLLKKAYELSVLCDAEVALIVFSSRGRLYEYSNNSVKATIERYKKANSDTSNSGTVAEVNAQYYQQESSKLRQQISSLQNSNSRSLVRDSVSTMTLRDLKQLEGRLEKGIAKIRARKNELMYAEVEYMQKREMELHNDNIYLRSKVSENERGQQPMNMMASGSTSSEYDHMVPPYDSRNFLQANILQQQQQQQQHYSQQLQPTALQLG encoded by the exons ATGATGAGCATGATG GCCGATTTGAGCTGCGGAGCTTCCGGTGTGACCGCGAATGATCATCAGCTGGCCGCTCCGGCTCCGGAGGACTCGGCGGTGGCGGGGAGCGAGAAGATGGGGAGGGGCCGGATCGAGATCAAGCGCATCGAGAACACCACCAACCGGCAGGTCACCTTCTGCAAGCGCCGCAACGGCCTCCTGAAGAAGGCGTACGAGCTCTCGGTGCTCTGCGACGCCGAGGTGGCCCTCATCGTCTTCTCCAGCCGCGGCCGCCTCTACGAGTACTCCAACAACAG TGTGAAAGCCACCATTGAGAGGTACAAAAAGGCCAACAGTGACACATCCAACTCTGGCACGGTTGCAGAAGTCAATGCCCAG TACTACCAGCAGGAGTCCTCCAAGCTGCGCCAGCAGATCAGTAGCTTGCAAAACTCAAACAG TAGGTCACTGGTGAGGGATTCTGTCAGCACCATGACCCTGAGGGATCTTAAGCAGCTAGAAGGGAGGCTGGAGAAAGGCATAGCCAAGATAAGAGCTAGAAAG AATGAGCTGATGTATGCTGAAGTTGAGTATATGCAGAAGAGG GAAATGGAGCTACATAACGATAACATTTACCTGAGGAGCAAG GTGTCTGAGAATGAGAGGGGTCAGCAGCCGATGAACATGATGGCGTCGGGATCGACGAGCAGCGAATACGATCACATGGTCCCGCCGTATGATTCCAGAAACTTCCTGCAGGCGAACatcctgcagcagcagcagcagcagcagcagcattacTCCCAACAGCTGCAGCCAACTGCCCTTCAGCTCGGGTAA
- the LOC100136965 gene encoding MADS-box transcription factor 3 isoform X2 yields MMSMMADLSCGASGVTANDHQLAAPAPEDSAVAGSEKMGRGRIEIKRIENTTNRQVTFCKRRNGLLKKAYELSVLCDAEVALIVFSSRGRLYEYSNNSVKATIERYKKANSDTSNSGTVAEVNAQYYQQESSKLRQQISSLQNSNRSLVRDSVSTMTLRDLKQLEGRLEKGIAKIRARKNELMYAEVEYMQKREMELHNDNIYLRSKVSENERGQQPMNMMASGSTSSEYDHMVPPYDSRNFLQANILQQQQQQQQHYSQQLQPTALQLGQQYFN; encoded by the exons ATGATGAGCATGATG GCCGATTTGAGCTGCGGAGCTTCCGGTGTGACCGCGAATGATCATCAGCTGGCCGCTCCGGCTCCGGAGGACTCGGCGGTGGCGGGGAGCGAGAAGATGGGGAGGGGCCGGATCGAGATCAAGCGCATCGAGAACACCACCAACCGGCAGGTCACCTTCTGCAAGCGCCGCAACGGCCTCCTGAAGAAGGCGTACGAGCTCTCGGTGCTCTGCGACGCCGAGGTGGCCCTCATCGTCTTCTCCAGCCGCGGCCGCCTCTACGAGTACTCCAACAACAG TGTGAAAGCCACCATTGAGAGGTACAAAAAGGCCAACAGTGACACATCCAACTCTGGCACGGTTGCAGAAGTCAATGCCCAG TACTACCAGCAGGAGTCCTCCAAGCTGCGCCAGCAGATCAGTAGCTTGCAAAACTCAAACAG GTCACTGGTGAGGGATTCTGTCAGCACCATGACCCTGAGGGATCTTAAGCAGCTAGAAGGGAGGCTGGAGAAAGGCATAGCCAAGATAAGAGCTAGAAAG AATGAGCTGATGTATGCTGAAGTTGAGTATATGCAGAAGAGG GAAATGGAGCTACATAACGATAACATTTACCTGAGGAGCAAG GTGTCTGAGAATGAGAGGGGTCAGCAGCCGATGAACATGATGGCGTCGGGATCGACGAGCAGCGAATACGATCACATGGTCCCGCCGTATGATTCCAGAAACTTCCTGCAGGCGAACatcctgcagcagcagcagcagcagcagcagcattacTCCCAACAGCTGCAGCCAACTGCCCTTCAGCTCGG CCAGCAGTACTTCAACTAG